ACCTAATATTATTGCCGCAAGTGCTACGAAGCCAATAATTAATGGTTTGCTATTTTTCTCAATCCATTTTTCAGATTTCGAAGCCGTTTCGTCTAGGGTGTTAAATACCTCTGCTGTTGTGCTTTGTTCCTCTACTTTAGAAACCTTATCAATTTTAGCCTTATTACCTTTTTTCTTATATGTTGCCATTTCTATGTCAAAATTTGTGGGTGCAAAAGTATAATTTTTTATGATATAATATTCTTATTATTGATGTAAATTTCGTTTTTTTGCAATGAACTTCATATAAAGTATGTATTTAAAGAAAATTAGCCTTGTTAATTATAAGAATTTTGAGGCGGAAGCATTTGAATTCAATACTAAAATAAATTGTTTTGTTGGCTATAATGGTGTTGGTAAAACAAATGTTTTAGATGCCATTTATCACTTAGCATTTACAAAAGGGTATTTTAATAGTATAGCGAGCCAGAATATTCAACATGAAAAAGAATTTTTTGTGGTAGAGGGTCTTTTTAATCTTGACGAAAGGGAAGAGTTAATTAACTGTAGTTTTAAAAAAGGTCAGAAAAAGGTTGTTAAACGGAATGGGAAAGATTATGAAAAGCTTTCTGAGCATATTGGGTTGATTCCCGTAGTTATCATTTCTCCGAATGATACGAATTTAATCAGTGAAGGTAGTGATGTTCGTCGTAAATTTATGGATAGTGTTATTGCCCAATCTGATAAAAATTACTTACAAGATTTGATTAGTTATAATAAGGTGTTGTCACAGCGTAATGCTTTATTAAAATATTTTGCATCTAACCATACCTTCGACGCTTTGAATATTGATGTTTATAATAAGCAGCTGATTGATTTTGGTGATAGAATTTATAAAAAAAGGAAAAGTTTTGCAGAAGATTTTGCCCCAATATTAGAAAGAAGGCATAAACACATTAGTAGTGAAGGGGAAAATGTTAGTTTTAAATACAAAAGTCAGTTAGAAAAAACGGATTTTGAAGAGTTATTGAAAAAAAGTTTAGAAAAAGATAGGGTTTTACAGTACACGTCGGTAGGAATTCAACGTGATGACTTGTTATATAGTATAGAGGAGTATCCTATTAAGAAGTTTGGATCGCAAGGACAACAAAAAACGTATTTAATAGCATTGAAATTAGCAGAATTTGATTTTATTCAAATGCAATCAAAAAAGACCCCAATTTTGTTATTAGATGATATTTTTGATAAATTAGATGAAAATAGAGTGTCAAAAATTGTAGATTTGGTTAATGATGACAATTTTGGGCAAATATTTATTACAGATACACATGCAGAAAGGACTGAAAATGTGATTAAAAAAACAAATCAACCTTATAAAATGTTTGAATTAAATTAGGCTATGAGCAACAGAAGAAATAACGAGTTTTTGTCCATAAAAGACGTAATGGAAAACGTTTTAGGAGAAAATAAATTACAAAAAGGTATTGATCTAGTATTGATAAAAGAAGCTTGGTCAGAGGTAATGGGGAGTGGAGTAGTAAGTTACACCACTGATGTTCAATTTAGAAATGGTATTCTGACCGTAAAGCTAAATTCTTCCGTATTACGAGAAGAACTAAGTTATGGAAAAGAAAAAATTGTAAAACTTTTAAACGAAAAGTTAAATAAAATGTTAATAAAAAGCGTTAAGCTTAATTAGCATTTGTTTATAATTAGTATATTTGCAAAATAAGAAAAAGTCTCTAAAGACGCTAACACTAATAAAAAATGATGAAAAAATTACTATTTTTAATGGCTTTGTTTGCTGTTTTCTTTCTGCAAGCACAGAATTATACCGTTTCAGGAAATGGAACTACTATTCCCACTGATGG
The nucleotide sequence above comes from Aureibaculum algae. Encoded proteins:
- the recF gene encoding DNA replication/repair protein RecF (All proteins in this family for which functions are known are DNA-binding proteins that assist the filamentation of RecA onto DNA for the initiation of recombination or recombinational repair.); this translates as MYLKKISLVNYKNFEAEAFEFNTKINCFVGYNGVGKTNVLDAIYHLAFTKGYFNSIASQNIQHEKEFFVVEGLFNLDEREELINCSFKKGQKKVVKRNGKDYEKLSEHIGLIPVVIISPNDTNLISEGSDVRRKFMDSVIAQSDKNYLQDLISYNKVLSQRNALLKYFASNHTFDALNIDVYNKQLIDFGDRIYKKRKSFAEDFAPILERRHKHISSEGENVSFKYKSQLEKTDFEELLKKSLEKDRVLQYTSVGIQRDDLLYSIEEYPIKKFGSQGQQKTYLIALKLAEFDFIQMQSKKTPILLLDDIFDKLDENRVSKIVDLVNDDNFGQIFITDTHAERTENVIKKTNQPYKMFELN
- a CDS encoding DUF721 domain-containing protein; the encoded protein is MSNRRNNEFLSIKDVMENVLGENKLQKGIDLVLIKEAWSEVMGSGVVSYTTDVQFRNGILTVKLNSSVLREELSYGKEKIVKLLNEKLNKMLIKSVKLN